Genomic window (Oryzihumus leptocrescens):
GGAGTCGCCGACCGCCTACCGCCGGCGCTACCCCGACCCGATGGTCTACGCACGGGTGCCGACCTGCGTGCTGCGGGCCTACAGCCGTCCGCAACGCAGCACGTTTGGAGAAGACGCGGCACCGACCGCGGACCTAGCGTCGTGAGCATCCAGTCAGGACAACGACATCCACCACCCGGGGAGACATCATGATCAAGCTCAGCACCGCCCAGCTGTGGGTCCACGACCAGGACGCGGCGCTCGACTTCTGGACCCGCAAGATCGGCTTCGAGGTCCGTGAGGACGTCACCGTGCCGGAGATGGGCAACTTCCGCTGGCTCACCGTGGGTCCCGTCGGCCAGCCGGACATCGCCGTCGTGCTCATGGCGATCCCGGGGCCGCCGATGATCGACGCCGGCACCCAGGGCGAGATCGCCAACCTCATGGGCAAGGGCTTCGCCGGCACGCTGTTCCTCACCACCGAGGACTGCCAGGCCTCCTACGAGGAGCTCAGCAGCCGCGGCGTGGAGTTCACCGAGAAGCCCGAGGAGCGGCCCTACGGCATCGACTGCGGCTTCCGCGACCCGTCCGGCAACTCGGTCCGGCTCACCCAGGTCCGGCAGATGGCCACGGTCTGAGCCACCCGGCATACAGCGAAGGAGGCCGTCCCGGGGACGGCCTCCTTCGCATGTATCCGCGGCCTGTTCAGTCCACGTCCACCCAGTCCAGGGTGCGGCCGATGGCCTTGGTCCAGCCGGCGTAGCCCTCGGCGCGCTGGTCGTCGGACCACTGCGGCTCCCAGCTGCGGTCCTCCTGCCAGTTCTCGCGCAGCTCGTCGGTGGTGGACCAGAAGCCGGTGGCCAGCCCGGCGGCGTAGGCAGCGCCGAGCGCGGTGGTCTCGGCGACGACGGGCTTGGAGACCGGCACGCCGAGGATGTCGGCCTGCATCTGCATGCAGAGCTTGTTGGCCGTGACGCCGCCGTCGACCTTGAGCACGTCCAGGCGGACCCCGGAGTCCTTCTCCATCGCCTTGACCACGTCGAGGGACTGGTAGCAGATCGACTCCAGGGTGGCCCGGGCCAGGTGGGCGTTGGTGTTGTAGCGGGACAGCCCGACGATCGCGCCGCGGGCGTCCGAGCGCCAGTGCGGGGCGAACAGGCCGGAGAAGGCGGGCACGAAGTACATCCCGCCGCTGTCCTGCACCTGCGCGGCGAGCTGCTCGACCTCGGCGGCGCCGCTGATGATGCCGAGCTGGTCGCGCAGCCACTGCACCGCCGACCCGGTCACCGCGATGCTGCCCTCGAGGGCGTAGACCGGGCGGTCCTTGCCGAGCTGGTAGGCCACCGTGGTCAGCAGCCCGGACTTCGACCGCACGATCTCGGTGCCGGTGTTGAGCAGCAGGAAGTTGCCGGTGCCGTAGGTGTTCTTGGCCTCGCCGGGGGCGAAGCAGACCTGGCCGACGGTGGCGGCCTGCTGGTCGCCGAGGTCGCCGGCGAGGGCGATGCCCTCCGGGATCGCGCTGCGCCCGGAGGTGCGGCCGTAGAGGTCGGGGTCGGAGGAGGGGCGGATCTGCGGCAGCATCGAGCGGGGGATGTCGAAGAAGGACAGCAGCTCCTCGTCCCAGTCCAGGGTCTCGAGGTTCATCAGCATGGTGCGGCTGGCGTTGGTGACGTCGGTGACGTGGACCCCGCCGTGGGTGCCGCCGGTGAGGTTCCACAGCAGCCAGGTGTCGGTGTTGCCGAAGATCGCGTCACCGCGGTCGGCGGCCGCGCGGACGCCCTCGACGTTCTCCAGGACCCACTGGACCTTGCCGGCGGAGAAGTAGGTCGCCGGCGGCAGGCCGGCCTTGCGCCGGATGACGTCGCCGCGGCCGTCCCGGTCCAGCGCCGAGGCGATCCGGTCGGTGCGGGTGTCCTGCCAGACGATCGCGTTGTAGTACGGCCGGCCGGTCCGCCGGTCCCACACCACCGTGGTCTCGCGCTGGTTGGTGATTCCGAGTGCGGCGAGGTCCGTGGCCGAGAGGTTGTGCCGGGACATCGCGGTGCCGATGACGGTCTGCGTGCGCTCCCAGATCTCCAGCGGGTTGTGCTCCACCCAGCCGGCCCGCGGCAGGACCTGCTCGTGCTCGAGCTGGTGCTTGCCCACCTCGCGCCCGGCGTGGTCGAAGATCATGAACCGCGTGCTGGTCGTGCCCTGGTCGACGGCGCCGACGAACTCCGGCATGGGTGCTCCTTCCCGAGGGGTGCACCCCATCCTTGCGCGATCCCGCCGCCGACGGCGAGGGCAGCTGCGGGTCAGTCGGTCAGTCGCGGCTGCGGCGCTGGTGGCGCAGGTGGCCGATGAGGATCATCAGCCCGAGCGCGGTCGCGAAGAGGACCACAAGGACGCCGAAGCCCTCGGCGACGCCGAACGCGTGCTGCGGGCCGGGGGTGACGTACCCGGGCAGGGCGTGGTGGGTCAGGACGTGCTGGGTCAGGCCGTGCTGGTCAAGGCTGTGCCGGGGCAGAGCCGTCAGGGTGCGGGGCATGCGGGGCATCGGCCCATGA
Coding sequences:
- a CDS encoding VOC family protein, whose amino-acid sequence is MIKLSTAQLWVHDQDAALDFWTRKIGFEVREDVTVPEMGNFRWLTVGPVGQPDIAVVLMAIPGPPMIDAGTQGEIANLMGKGFAGTLFLTTEDCQASYEELSSRGVEFTEKPEERPYGIDCGFRDPSGNSVRLTQVRQMATV
- the glpK gene encoding glycerol kinase GlpK gives rise to the protein MPEFVGAVDQGTTSTRFMIFDHAGREVGKHQLEHEQVLPRAGWVEHNPLEIWERTQTVIGTAMSRHNLSATDLAALGITNQRETTVVWDRRTGRPYYNAIVWQDTRTDRIASALDRDGRGDVIRRKAGLPPATYFSAGKVQWVLENVEGVRAAADRGDAIFGNTDTWLLWNLTGGTHGGVHVTDVTNASRTMLMNLETLDWDEELLSFFDIPRSMLPQIRPSSDPDLYGRTSGRSAIPEGIALAGDLGDQQAATVGQVCFAPGEAKNTYGTGNFLLLNTGTEIVRSKSGLLTTVAYQLGKDRPVYALEGSIAVTGSAVQWLRDQLGIISGAAEVEQLAAQVQDSGGMYFVPAFSGLFAPHWRSDARGAIVGLSRYNTNAHLARATLESICYQSLDVVKAMEKDSGVRLDVLKVDGGVTANKLCMQMQADILGVPVSKPVVAETTALGAAYAAGLATGFWSTTDELRENWQEDRSWEPQWSDDQRAEGYAGWTKAIGRTLDWVDVD